In the genome of Massilibacillus massiliensis, one region contains:
- the argR gene encoding arginine repressor has protein sequence MKAIRHARIKEIIENTVIETQEELAEALRKQNIEVTQATVSRDIKELMLIKIPTGDGRYRYAYPLEKNIVFSKNRMARMFQDSVVGLNYSENIIVIKTLPGTANAVASTLDYAKWPEIIGTVAGDDNILVVVKPIEAAPQILRKLELLSN, from the coding sequence GTGAAAGCGATACGTCATGCGCGAATAAAGGAAATTATTGAAAACACTGTAATTGAAACGCAAGAAGAGCTTGCTGAGGCTTTACGGAAGCAAAATATTGAAGTTACCCAAGCAACTGTATCAAGAGATATAAAAGAGCTGATGTTAATAAAAATACCAACGGGAGACGGACGCTATCGTTATGCCTATCCACTTGAAAAAAATATTGTTTTTTCTAAAAATAGAATGGCAAGAATGTTTCAAGATTCCGTAGTTGGACTAAATTATAGTGAAAATATTATTGTAATTAAAACTTTGCCTGGAACTGCAAATGCAGTGGCATCTACTTTGGATTATGCAAAATGGCCTGAAATCATCGGAACTGTAGCTGGAGATGATAATATCCTGGTCGTGGTTAAACCGATTGAAGCTGCACCTCAAATTCTGCGAAAACTTGAATTACTAAGTAATTAA